In the [Clostridium] colinum genome, one interval contains:
- the obgE gene encoding GTPase ObgE, whose translation MFVDRVKIHIKAGNGGNGCVSFYRAKYVTNGGPDGGDGGKGGNVIFVADEGINTLMDFRYKKLFKAENGVDGSKRNCTGANGKDVIIKVPVGTIIRESESGKVMADMVVPFEEKVIIKGGKGGKGNQHFATPTRQAPRYAERGRTAKEYDVILELKLIADVGLIGFPNVGKSTILSMVTNANPKIANYHFTTLSPNLGVVRSKWGSDFVMADIPGLIEGASEGIGLGHEFLRHVERTKVFIHVVDAAGLEGVCPLENIEKINEELKKYNENLLDRPMVIACNKMDIPEAEENFKKIKEIYEKKGIKVFPISAATNEGLDNLLAAVADILKDYPEDIVFEEDFSPYVDVSVDSEPFTITNIDSGYYVVEGVGVEKMMGYTNIDTEKGFAFFQKYLRDKGIIEALEEKGIQEGDTVKIYDLEFDYYK comes from the coding sequence ATGTTTGTAGATAGAGTAAAGATTCATATAAAAGCTGGTAACGGTGGCAATGGTTGTGTATCGTTTTATAGAGCTAAATATGTAACAAACGGTGGTCCTGATGGTGGTGATGGTGGAAAAGGTGGCAACGTAATATTTGTTGCAGATGAAGGCATAAACACTTTAATGGATTTTAGATATAAAAAACTTTTTAAAGCAGAAAATGGAGTAGATGGTAGCAAAAGAAATTGTACTGGTGCTAATGGTAAAGATGTTATAATAAAAGTTCCAGTAGGTACTATAATAAGAGAATCAGAAAGTGGAAAAGTAATGGCAGATATGGTTGTTCCATTTGAAGAGAAAGTTATTATAAAAGGTGGAAAAGGTGGAAAAGGTAACCAACATTTTGCAACACCAACAAGACAAGCTCCACGATATGCAGAAAGAGGAAGAACGGCAAAAGAATATGATGTTATTTTAGAGCTAAAGCTTATAGCAGATGTAGGGCTTATTGGGTTTCCAAATGTTGGTAAATCTACGATTTTATCAATGGTTACAAATGCTAACCCTAAAATAGCTAATTATCATTTTACAACATTATCTCCAAACTTAGGAGTTGTACGAAGTAAATGGGGGAGTGATTTTGTAATGGCAGATATACCAGGACTTATAGAAGGTGCTAGCGAGGGTATTGGGCTTGGCCATGAGTTTTTAAGACACGTTGAAAGAACAAAAGTTTTTATCCACGTTGTAGATGCTGCAGGTCTTGAAGGGGTGTGTCCTCTTGAAAATATAGAAAAAATAAATGAAGAGTTAAAAAAATATAATGAAAATCTTTTAGATAGACCTATGGTAATAGCTTGTAATAAAATGGATATACCAGAGGCAGAAGAAAACTTTAAAAAAATAAAAGAAATTTATGAAAAAAAAGGAATAAAAGTTTTTCCTATATCTGCGGCAACTAATGAGGGCTTAGATAATCTTTTAGCAGCAGTTGCAGATATATTAAAAGATTATCCAGAAGATATTGTATTTGAAGAAGACTTTTCACCTTATGTAGATGTAAGTGTAGATAGTGAGCCGTTTACAATAACTAACATAGACAGTGGTTATTATGTTGTAGAAGGTGTTGGTGTTGAAAAAATGATGGGATACACTAATATTGATACAGAAAAAGGCTTTGCATTTTTTCAAAAATATCTTAGAGATAAAGGTATTATAGAGGCTTTAGAAGAAAAAGGTATTCAAGAAGGCGATACTGTTAAAATATATGATTTAGAATTTGATTATTATAAATAG
- a CDS encoding methylglyoxal synthase yields MIDEYVTLTIKKQKNIALIAHDNKKIELINWCKQYKEILEKHNLYGTGTTSKMISQNTDLKIKGFNSGPLGGDQQIGAKVVEGEIDFIIFFSDPLTAQPHDPDVKALLRIAQVYDIPIANNKSSADFMITSKFMDENYEHKVLNFQKHIENRIKFYNF; encoded by the coding sequence ATGATAGATGAATATGTTACTTTAACTATAAAAAAACAAAAAAATATAGCTCTCATAGCTCATGACAATAAAAAAATTGAGCTTATAAATTGGTGTAAACAATATAAAGAAATATTAGAAAAACATAACCTTTATGGAACAGGTACAACCTCTAAAATGATATCTCAAAATACAGACCTTAAAATAAAAGGATTTAATAGTGGTCCTTTAGGTGGAGACCAACAAATAGGAGCTAAAGTTGTAGAAGGAGAGATAGATTTTATTATATTTTTCTCAGACCCATTAACAGCTCAACCACACGACCCAGATGTAAAAGCTCTTCTTCGTATAGCTCAAGTTTATGACATACCTATTGCAAACAATAAATCTTCAGCAGATTTTATGATAACATCTAAATTTATGGACGAAAACTATGAACATAAAGTTTTAAATTTTCAAAAACATATTGAAAATCGTATTAAATTTTATAATTTTTAA
- the csrA gene encoding carbon storage regulator CsrA yields the protein MLALSRKKGDSIIINDEIEIVIIDIGKEQVKIGINAPKHIPIYRKEIIEQITKENKQAVLDVDIKNIKKLFDI from the coding sequence GTGTTAGCCCTTAGTAGAAAAAAAGGTGATTCTATAATTATAAATGATGAAATAGAAATAGTGATTATAGATATAGGAAAAGAACAAGTAAAAATAGGCATAAATGCACCAAAACATATACCGATATATAGAAAAGAGATAATTGAACAGATAACAAAAGAAAATAAACAAGCTGTATTAGATGTAGATATTAAAAATATAAAAAAATTATTTGACATTTAA
- a CDS encoding MATE family efflux transporter — translation MTNDMTVGSPTKLVIKFIIPLLIGNIFQQLYSMVDTIIVGKYVGTQALAGVGSTGGINFFIFGFAMGMTSGFAVPIAQGFGANDYKRVRHFVAMSAYLTTIVAIIITIISTIGLGPLLTITKTPQDIYNYAYNYMIIILAGLFTNMAYNMTASILRALGDSKTPLYFLIIASFLNIALDLLFILSFNMGVVGAALATVISQGVSALLCAIYMYKKFEILKMQKEDLYYKQKSANRLLSIGFPMAFQYSVIATGSILLQSAVNSLGTIAVASYTVCCRIEQLAIQPFSTLGIASTTYTGQNLGAGKFDRIKEGMKKMTIIGILLALICSAIIYVFNMPLINLFISEETNKDLVVQYVRQYLAWACAFFIPLMLLILYRSSIQGMGDVVFPMIASIIELVGRVVVAVGFVGILGYLAISLACPAAWAGGALIVVPAYFIKIKKLEKNIINKE, via the coding sequence ATGACTAATGATATGACAGTAGGTAGCCCTACTAAACTTGTTATAAAATTTATTATACCACTTCTTATAGGCAACATTTTTCAACAGCTATATAGTATGGTAGATACTATTATTGTAGGCAAATACGTTGGTACACAAGCTTTAGCAGGTGTAGGCTCTACAGGCGGTATAAATTTTTTTATTTTTGGATTTGCTATGGGTATGACAAGTGGATTTGCCGTGCCAATAGCACAAGGCTTTGGTGCTAATGATTATAAAAGAGTAAGACATTTTGTTGCTATGAGTGCATATCTTACTACAATTGTTGCTATAATAATAACAATTATATCTACAATAGGCTTAGGACCTTTATTAACTATTACAAAAACACCACAAGATATATATAATTATGCTTATAACTATATGATAATAATATTAGCTGGCTTATTTACAAATATGGCCTACAATATGACTGCTAGCATATTAAGAGCATTAGGTGATAGTAAAACTCCTTTATATTTTCTTATAATAGCATCATTTCTAAATATCGCCCTAGATTTATTGTTTATATTATCATTTAATATGGGTGTTGTAGGTGCAGCTTTAGCAACTGTTATATCTCAAGGTGTATCTGCCTTATTATGTGCTATATATATGTATAAAAAATTTGAAATATTAAAAATGCAAAAAGAAGACCTTTATTACAAACAAAAATCTGCTAATAGACTTTTAAGTATTGGCTTTCCTATGGCTTTTCAATATTCAGTAATAGCTACTGGTAGTATATTATTACAAAGTGCTGTAAATTCTTTGGGTACAATAGCTGTTGCAAGCTATACTGTATGTTGTAGGATAGAACAACTTGCTATACAACCTTTTTCTACACTAGGTATTGCAAGCACTACGTATACAGGACAAAACTTAGGTGCTGGTAAATTCGACAGAATAAAAGAAGGTATGAAAAAAATGACTATAATAGGTATATTGTTAGCTTTAATATGCAGTGCCATAATATACGTATTTAATATGCCTCTTATCAACTTATTTATATCAGAAGAGACTAATAAAGATTTAGTTGTTCAATATGTTAGACAATATTTAGCTTGGGCTTGTGCATTTTTTATTCCTCTTATGCTTTTAATATTATATAGAAGTTCTATACAAGGAATGGGAGATGTAGTTTTCCCTATGATAGCTAGCATTATAGAATTAGTAGGAAGAGTTGTTGTTGCTGTTGGTTTTGTAGGTATATTAGGATATTTGGCAATATCTCTTGCTTGTCCTGCTGCTTGGGCAGGAGGTGCACTAATAGTTGTACCTGCATATTTTATAAAAATAAAAAAATTAGAAAAAAATATTATAAATAAGGAATAG
- a CDS encoding aldehyde dehydrogenase family protein — MYKNIIKSKKDFFKTNITKNINFRIQMLKNLKKSIIKYENDIIMALKKDLNRSEFDSYTAEILPILHEIDYFLKNTKKLSKKIVKKTPKMCLGYKSYEIKDPYGICLIISPWNYPFLLALSPLVGAISAGNCAIIKPSEYSQNSSNILKKIIEDTFDDNYCQVVLGEADVVENIIENNIDFIFFTGSTNIGKIIMKNAAKTLTPVALELGGKSPCIIDKNIDLDKTAKRIVWGKTLNAGQTCIAPDYLLVHNDIKDKLIEKIIFYTKKFLGNEPLKNAQYSKIINEKNFNRILNLIKDTNIIYGGKYDEKTLKIEPTYVDNVSIKQNIMKEEIFGPILPIISYNNLKEVYNIVEYNKNPLAMYIFSKNKKFVNILIENIPCGNICINDTILQVSNHNIPFGGRGNSGIGVYHGKYSFELFSHKKGVLKATNLYDLNIRYNNNLSLLKKLLK; from the coding sequence ATGTATAAAAATATAATTAAATCAAAAAAGGATTTTTTTAAAACAAATATAACAAAAAATATAAACTTTAGGATACAAATGCTTAAAAATTTAAAAAAGAGTATAATAAAATATGAAAATGACATAATTATGGCACTTAAAAAAGATTTAAATAGGTCTGAATTTGATTCATATACGGCAGAAATATTACCTATTTTACACGAAATAGACTACTTTTTAAAAAATACTAAAAAACTATCAAAAAAAATTGTTAAAAAAACTCCTAAAATGTGCTTAGGATATAAAAGTTATGAAATAAAAGACCCATATGGCATTTGTCTTATTATATCCCCTTGGAATTATCCTTTTTTACTAGCCTTATCTCCTCTTGTTGGTGCTATATCTGCGGGAAATTGTGCTATAATAAAACCTTCAGAATATTCCCAAAATAGCTCAAATATATTAAAAAAAATTATAGAAGATACTTTTGATGATAATTATTGTCAAGTTGTTTTAGGTGAAGCAGATGTAGTAGAAAATATAATAGAAAATAATATAGATTTTATATTTTTTACTGGTAGCACTAACATAGGTAAAATTATAATGAAAAATGCTGCAAAAACTTTAACTCCTGTAGCTTTAGAGCTAGGTGGTAAAAGCCCTTGTATTATAGATAAAAATATAGACCTTGATAAAACTGCAAAACGTATAGTTTGGGGCAAAACATTAAATGCTGGTCAAACTTGTATAGCTCCAGACTACTTGTTAGTTCATAATGATATAAAAGATAAATTAATAGAGAAAATTATTTTTTATACAAAAAAATTCTTAGGTAATGAACCATTAAAAAATGCTCAATATTCTAAAATAATAAATGAAAAAAATTTTAATAGAATACTAAATTTAATAAAAGATACAAATATTATATATGGTGGTAAATATGATGAAAAAACATTAAAAATAGAACCTACTTATGTTGATAATGTTTCTATCAAACAAAATATTATGAAAGAAGAAATATTTGGTCCTATATTACCTATAATATCATATAATAACTTAAAGGAAGTATATAATATAGTAGAATACAATAAAAATCCATTGGCTATGTATATTTTTTCTAAAAATAAAAAGTTTGTAAATATATTAATTGAAAATATACCTTGTGGTAATATTTGTATAAATGATACTATATTACAAGTATCTAATCATAATATACCTTTTGGTGGTAGAGGTAATAGTGGTATTGGCGTATATCACGGCAAATATAGCTTTGAATTATTTTCTCATAAAAAAGGTGTCTTAAAAGCTACTAACCTGTATGATTTAAACATAAGATATAATAATAATTTAAGTTTATTAAAAAAACTATTAAAATAA
- the fliW gene encoding flagellar assembly protein FliW, which yields MTIKTKFFGDIDVDDNKVITFKDGLPGFENITKFLFMTDEDENSPFSWLQSIEDIDIVFTLFNVFKVLPDYNPNVDIELLDTLGDIKDENLAIYCIATIPPKNVKEMTINLKAPIVINLDNNNAKQVICNNEEYPIKYYVHKEVKKGGE from the coding sequence ATGACAATAAAGACAAAATTTTTTGGGGATATAGATGTAGATGATAATAAAGTAATAACATTTAAAGATGGATTGCCAGGGTTTGAAAATATAACTAAATTTTTATTTATGACAGATGAAGATGAGAATAGCCCATTTTCTTGGTTACAATCTATAGAAGATATAGATATAGTATTTACATTATTTAATGTATTTAAGGTATTGCCAGACTATAATCCTAATGTAGATATAGAGCTTTTAGATACTTTAGGAGATATAAAAGATGAAAATTTAGCTATATATTGTATAGCTACTATACCACCTAAAAATGTAAAAGAAATGACAATAAATTTAAAAGCACCTATTGTAATAAATTTAGATAATAATAATGCAAAACAAGTTATATGTAATAATGAAGAATATCCTATAAAATACTATGTGCACAAAGAAGTAAAAAAGGGTGGTGAATGA
- a CDS encoding flagellin codes for MMKILNKVQKVDLYGSNLHKTNKKAEKTNERLSSGKKINKAGDDAAGLAIAEKMNALIQGIGKGVNNTYDMQNALKTADGALGSIGDSLQRVRELSLQASSGILSDSDKKIIQEEINQTLASINDMSNNTQFNGQNLLDGSFKDKNVAMNQDGSGTTISIGAVNTDSLGLGNFSVMGDKIDIDAIDKAINDVSTARVQIGAQINRFDYDISSNSNSELNTIQSKSKISDADMAKESIDRSTNKVLIQYGIFAQKNKTHTQYNMLNVLF; via the coding sequence ATGATGAAAATATTAAATAAGGTTCAAAAAGTAGACTTATACGGCTCTAATCTACATAAAACAAACAAAAAAGCCGAAAAAACAAACGAACGTTTATCTTCTGGAAAAAAGATAAACAAAGCTGGTGATGATGCTGCTGGTCTTGCTATTGCTGAAAAAATGAATGCACTTATACAAGGTATAGGTAAAGGTGTAAACAACACTTACGATATGCAAAATGCTTTAAAAACAGCAGACGGTGCATTAGGAAGTATAGGAGATAGTTTACAAAGAGTAAGAGAGCTTAGCTTACAAGCTTCTAGTGGTATTTTAAGTGACAGTGATAAAAAAATTATCCAAGAAGAAATAAACCAAACTTTAGCCAGCATTAATGATATGTCTAACAATACACAATTTAATGGACAAAACCTTTTAGATGGTAGCTTTAAAGATAAAAATGTGGCTATGAATCAAGATGGCTCTGGTACAACTATATCTATAGGTGCAGTAAACACTGACTCTTTAGGCTTAGGTAATTTTAGTGTTATGGGTGATAAAATAGATATAGATGCTATTGATAAAGCTATAAATGATGTGTCAACTGCAAGAGTTCAAATTGGTGCACAAATAAATAGATTTGATTATGATATTTCTTCTAATTCTAACTCTGAATTAAACACTATTCAGTCTAAAAGTAAAATATCTGATGCAGATATGGCAAAAGAATCTATAGATAGAAGCACTAATAAAGTTTTAATTCAATATGGTATATTTGCTCAAAAAAATAAAACACACACTCAATATAATATGCTTAATGTTTTATTTTAA
- a CDS encoding formyltransferase family protein, with translation MKEYFYNVIKAENEVFGNIFFTRENVRTLSIKSGDLNNINIENLKSALNSDIYVVFGSSFIKEPLVDFLVEKKAINIHMGISPYYRGSSCNFWAAYDKNPELIGATIHLLSTGLDSGDMLYHALPKAEKINPFLLGMKAVKVAQDSLVDRIYNKEIYSYLPVKQDKDKEIRYTRNINFNDEVAKEYLDNLPTEEEIFMKLSNRDERLFLNPYIK, from the coding sequence ATGAAAGAGTATTTTTATAATGTTATAAAAGCTGAAAATGAAGTTTTTGGAAATATATTTTTTACAAGAGAAAATGTTAGAACATTATCTATAAAATCTGGAGATTTAAATAATATTAATATTGAAAATTTAAAAAGTGCATTAAACTCTGATATATATGTAGTTTTTGGAAGTAGTTTTATAAAAGAACCATTGGTAGATTTCTTAGTAGAAAAAAAAGCAATTAATATCCATATGGGAATAAGCCCTTATTATAGGGGGAGTTCATGTAACTTTTGGGCTGCATATGATAAAAATCCAGAACTTATAGGTGCAACTATACATCTTTTAAGTACAGGTCTTGATTCAGGTGATATGCTATATCATGCTTTACCAAAAGCAGAAAAAATAAATCCATTTTTATTAGGAATGAAAGCTGTAAAAGTAGCTCAAGATTCGTTAGTTGATAGAATATACAATAAAGAAATATATAGTTATTTGCCAGTTAAACAAGATAAAGATAAAGAAATTAGATATACTAGAAATATAAATTTTAATGACGAAGTAGCAAAAGAATATTTAGATAATTTACCAACAGAAGAAGAAATATTTATGAAATTAAGCAATAGAGATGAAAGATTATTTTTAAATCCTTATATAAAATAG
- the flgL gene encoding flagellar hook-associated protein FlgL, whose product MRVTNSMMSNRLLTNVNRNLSLLDKYNTQGSTGKKIQVPSDDPIIASRSLKFRTMLAETEQYAKNTSDATSWIDATETVFVNMNRILEDMKGLMTQGANDTYTLEDRKKLLTEYMSLVGQLEQELNSDYMGRNLFSGFRTDKKPIIQDANGVNILNPEVYGDNTTPSIAGQKIEVQVGAGITVDINTLATDVYDKKDYDTLRGLINPKFNKSFEEIIKEIDGLKTEEEKLNWEKANDLRGQMAETIQSIEDFQAKLSIQDTDIGVRSKRVELVQVRLEDDKVNYKSVMSQNEDADIAEVMMNYNTANAAYMASLNIGMKITQTTLADYLR is encoded by the coding sequence ATGAGAGTAACAAATTCTATGATGTCTAATAGGCTTCTTACAAATGTTAATAGAAATTTATCTTTGTTAGACAAATATAATACTCAAGGTTCAACTGGGAAGAAAATACAAGTACCTTCAGATGACCCAATCATAGCTAGCCGTTCTTTAAAATTTAGAACAATGCTTGCAGAAACAGAGCAATATGCTAAAAATACTTCAGATGCTACATCTTGGATAGATGCTACAGAAACAGTATTTGTTAATATGAATAGAATATTAGAAGATATGAAAGGTTTAATGACTCAAGGAGCTAATGATACATATACATTAGAAGATAGAAAAAAATTATTAACTGAATATATGTCTTTAGTTGGTCAATTAGAGCAAGAGCTTAATAGTGACTATATGGGAAGAAATTTATTTTCTGGATTTAGAACAGATAAAAAACCTATCATACAAGATGCAAATGGAGTTAATATATTAAATCCGGAAGTATACGGAGATAATACAACACCATCTATAGCAGGACAAAAAATAGAAGTTCAAGTTGGTGCTGGTATTACAGTTGACATTAATACTCTTGCAACAGATGTTTATGACAAAAAAGATTATGATACATTAAGAGGTTTAATAAATCCAAAGTTTAATAAATCATTTGAAGAAATTATAAAAGAAATAGATGGATTAAAAACAGAAGAAGAAAAGCTAAATTGGGAAAAAGCTAATGACCTTAGAGGACAAATGGCAGAAACTATACAAAGTATAGAAGACTTTCAAGCTAAGCTATCTATTCAAGATACAGATATAGGTGTTCGCTCTAAAAGGGTAGAGCTTGTTCAAGTAAGGCTTGAAGATGATAAAGTAAACTATAAATCTGTTATGAGCCAAAATGAAGATGCGGATATAGCAGAGGTTATGATGAACTACAATACAGCTAATGCAGCATATATGGCTTCTCTTAACATTGGTATGAAAATAACTCAAACAACTTTAGCAGATTATTTAAGATAA
- a CDS encoding HAD family hydrolase, with protein MIKLITCDIDGTLLQSYSDPIDPELFTLIEKFYKKGVLFFATSGRQLYNLQKIFEPVKDKIGYIAENGAIVVHNDEILYKSPIDIELAKSLSKKILDKEGTELFICGEKTTYIMPKSKDFHKLIGNEEENHMTIIECFDDINQDILKVSLHYNEGLNDEIIQYFVKDFGNKFQHTVSGHTWYDFMNIDIHKGNAIKLLQKYINVSSEETMAFGDNFNDIEMLTDAKYSYAMEDAHEDVKKVAKYTCKNVVETLKKVYNDFFDEV; from the coding sequence ATGATAAAACTTATTACTTGTGATATAGACGGAACACTTCTTCAAAGCTATTCAGACCCAATAGACCCAGAACTATTTACATTAATAGAAAAGTTTTATAAAAAAGGTGTACTTTTCTTCGCAACAAGTGGTCGTCAACTTTATAATCTCCAAAAAATATTTGAACCTGTTAAAGATAAAATAGGATATATAGCTGAAAATGGTGCAATAGTAGTACATAATGATGAAATCCTATATAAATCTCCAATAGATATAGAACTTGCTAAAAGTTTATCTAAAAAAATTTTAGATAAAGAAGGTACAGAATTATTTATATGTGGAGAAAAAACAACATATATTATGCCAAAATCTAAAGATTTTCATAAACTAATAGGTAATGAAGAAGAAAACCATATGACTATCATAGAATGTTTTGATGATATAAATCAAGATATTTTAAAAGTATCTTTACACTATAATGAAGGTTTAAATGATGAAATAATACAATATTTTGTTAAAGACTTTGGTAATAAATTTCAACATACTGTGTCAGGACACACTTGGTATGATTTTATGAACATTGATATACATAAAGGAAATGCTATAAAATTATTACAAAAATATATAAACGTATCTAGCGAAGAAACAATGGCTTTTGGAGATAACTTTAATGACATAGAAATGCTTACAGATGCAAAATATAGCTATGCTATGGAAGATGCTCACGAAGACGTTAAAAAGGTTGCAAAATATACTTGTAAAAACGTAGTAGAAACTTTAAAAAAAGTTTATAATGATTTTTTTGATGAGGTGTAA
- a CDS encoding polysaccharide deacetylase family protein, producing the protein MNKIMKKYNFNIEESAKKLWISKEQIKDLHKQGNVIGLHSHTHPTDITKLSKEGQYKEYLTNKNILEDIINDNIICMSHPCGRYNNDTLEVLKNLNIKIGFTSNMILNNNTKYEFLREDHANIFNNLRKNNNYENNYIYK; encoded by the coding sequence ATGAATAAAATTATGAAAAAATATAACTTTAATATTGAAGAAAGTGCTAAAAAGTTATGGATAAGCAAAGAGCAAATAAAAGATTTGCATAAACAAGGTAACGTTATAGGATTACATAGCCATACACATCCAACAGATATTACAAAGCTTTCTAAAGAGGGACAATATAAAGAATATTTGACTAATAAAAATATTTTAGAAGATATTATAAATGACAATATAATTTGTATGTCTCATCCTTGTGGAAGATATAATAATGATACATTAGAAGTACTAAAAAACCTTAATATAAAAATAGGTTTTACAAGTAATATGATTTTAAATAATAATACAAAATATGAATTTTTAAGAGAAGATCATGCAAATATTTTTAATAATTTAAGGAAAAATAATAATTATGAAAATAACTATATTTACAAGTAA
- a CDS encoding DUF4280 domain-containing protein, whose protein sequence is MAKNVRDGATLSCTLGTGKSKLKVSRDKNALINGEPQAVISDNVLGVNITNFCSCKKTNPPTPCIPMILLKWQLADKNHKIQGEVALLDNCILPCLNGGIIKIEKSGQTKE, encoded by the coding sequence ATGGCAAAAAATGTAAGAGATGGTGCAACCCTAAGTTGTACACTAGGAACAGGTAAATCAAAACTAAAGGTATCTAGAGATAAAAATGCTTTAATAAATGGAGAACCACAAGCTGTAATATCAGATAATGTATTAGGTGTTAATATAACAAATTTTTGTAGCTGTAAAAAAACTAATCCACCAACTCCTTGTATACCAATGATATTATTAAAATGGCAATTAGCAGATAAAAATCACAAAATACAAGGAGAAGTAGCCTTGTTAGATAACTGTATATTACCTTGTTTAAATGGTGGAATAATAAAAATAGAAAAATCGGGTCAAACAAAAGAATAG
- a CDS encoding contractile injection system protein, VgrG/Pvc8 family produces MVDAITYLDLKTNITNLQEIIDFEMKYEINKHCYCSITGILKEEDEEFFVKHITAFSPIQIRTEKETPTVIFNGIIQKSEIRHIGSVYYLTLNCVSNSFKLDIKKKNRSFQDKNMTYKDIIDKIASDYSSSQILDFATESKKIENLILQYEETDWEFIKRLASRFNVGLIPLGADEGANIMFGIREGKNIGNVEEYKYILEKNIKNYLISKENYNENLSEIDSIRFKIETIENFDIYSKIKYQDFDLYISKKRAFLKDGILKFEYEICNKKGLTRDRFYNDKIVGLSIKGRVLKPIQDRIKVHLEIDENQDEETAWEFLYSTMYTAEGNIGWYCMPEINDTVYIYFPTKEESEAMGISSIRVGDKDTDKINNPNIKYFRTIDGKEIKFAPDEILITCINGKEKDTGEDRVVYIKMNQNTGIEIISTQPILLKSGKEIRIEAEEKIEIIANEEIKMNCKRSEIKLNSMIDIKGPEVRIN; encoded by the coding sequence ATGGTAGATGCAATAACATATTTAGATTTAAAAACAAATATTACAAATTTGCAAGAAATAATAGATTTTGAAATGAAATATGAAATAAATAAACATTGCTATTGTAGCATAACAGGAATTTTAAAAGAAGAAGACGAAGAATTTTTTGTAAAACATATAACAGCATTTAGTCCAATACAAATAAGAACAGAAAAAGAAACACCAACAGTAATATTTAATGGAATAATACAAAAATCTGAAATAAGACATATAGGAAGTGTATATTATTTAACATTAAATTGTGTATCAAATTCATTTAAGCTAGATATAAAAAAGAAAAATCGCTCGTTTCAAGATAAAAATATGACATATAAAGATATAATAGATAAAATAGCAAGTGATTATTCGTCAAGCCAAATATTAGATTTTGCAACAGAAAGTAAAAAAATTGAAAATCTTATTTTACAATATGAAGAAACCGATTGGGAATTTATAAAGAGATTAGCTTCTAGATTTAATGTTGGTTTAATTCCTTTAGGAGCAGATGAAGGAGCTAACATAATGTTTGGCATTAGAGAAGGAAAAAATATAGGAAATGTAGAGGAATATAAATATATATTAGAAAAAAACATAAAAAATTATCTTATATCAAAAGAAAATTATAATGAGAATTTGTCAGAGATTGATAGTATAAGATTTAAAATAGAAACAATAGAAAACTTTGATATTTATAGTAAAATAAAATATCAAGATTTTGATTTATATATAAGTAAAAAAAGAGCATTTTTAAAAGATGGTATATTAAAATTTGAATATGAAATATGCAATAAAAAAGGCTTAACAAGAGATAGATTTTATAATGATAAAATAGTAGGATTATCTATAAAAGGAAGAGTATTAAAGCCTATACAAGATAGAATAAAAGTACATTTAGAAATAGACGAAAATCAAGATGAAGAAACAGCGTGGGAATTTTTATATTCAACAATGTATACAGCAGAAGGAAATATTGGTTGGTATTGTATGCCTGAAATAAACGATACAGTATATATATATTTTCCAACAAAAGAAGAAAGTGAAGCTATGGGGATAAGTTCTATTAGGGTGGGTGATAAAGATACAGATAAAATAAATAATCCTAATATAAAATACTTTAGAACAATAGATGGAAAAGAAATAAAGTTTGCACCAGATGAAATATTAATAACTTGTATAAATGGTAAAGAAAAAGATACAGGTGAAGATAGAGTAGTATACATAAAAATGAATCAAAATACAGGAATAGAAATAATAAGTACACAACCAATATTATTAAAAAGTGGAAAAGAAATAAGAATAGAGGCAGAAGAAAAAATTGAAATAATAGCAAATGAAGAAATAAAGATGAATTGTAAACGAAGTGAAATAAAATTAAATTCAATGATAGATATAAAAGGACCAGAAGTAAGAATAAATTAA